Proteins from a single region of Macaca thibetana thibetana isolate TM-01 chromosome 4, ASM2454274v1, whole genome shotgun sequence:
- the SOD2 gene encoding superoxide dismutase [Mn], mitochondrial has protein sequence MLSRAVCGTGRQLAPALGYLGSRQKHSLPDLPYDYGALEPHINAQIMQLHHSKHHAAYVNNLNVTEEKYQEALAKGDVTAQIALQPALKFNGGGHINHSIFWTNLSPNGGGEPKGELLEAIKRDFGSFEKFKEKLTAASVGVQGSGWGWLGFNKERGQLQIAACPNQDPLQGTTGLIPLLGIDVWEHAYYLQYKNVRPDYLKAIWNVINWENVTERYMACKK, from the exons ATGTTGAGCCGGGCAGTTTGCGG CACCGGCAGGCAGTTGGCGCCGGCTTTGGGGTATCTGGGCTCCAGGCAGAAACACAGCCTCCCCGACCTGCCCTACGACTACGGCGCCCTGGAGCCTCACATCAACGCGCAGATCATGCAGCTGCACCACAGCAAGCACCACGCGGCCTACGTGAACAACCTGAACGTTACCGAGGAGAAGTACCAGGAGGCGTTGGCCAAGG GAGATGTTACAGCCCAGATAGCTCTTCAGCCTGCACTGAAGTTCAATGGTGGTGGTCATATCAATCATAGCATTTTCTGGACAAACCTCAGCCCTAATGGTGGTGGAGAACCCAAAG gggaGTTGCTGGAAGCCATCAAACGTGACTTTGGTTCCTTTGAAAAGTTTAAGGAGAAGCTGACGGCTGCATCTGTTGGTGTCCAAGGCTCAGGTTGGGGTTGGCTTGGTTTTAATAAGGAACGGGGACAGTTACAAATTGCTGCTTGTCCGAATCAGGATCCACTGCAAGGAACAACAG GCCTTATTCCACTGCTGGGGATTGATGTGTGGGAGCACGCTTATTACCTTCAGTATAAAAATGTCAGGCCTGATTACCTAAAAGCTATTTGGAATGTAATCAACTGGGAGAATGTAACTGAAAGATACATGGCTTGCAAAAAGTAA